ATCTTTGCAATAACTTAGACGGCGGTTGGTTCTTCATATATTTGTCACACTGGGGCGAAAGCCTTGTCCTGCTGTATTTCTTCACTGCTTTGTGCACGTCAATATGTGGTTATTTGCAAACCAGAAGAGAAAGGGAAAAAATTTCAAGTATTTTGAAAATTGCTCTTCATTCTAGAGAAGAGATTAAAGAGAACGAAACAGGTTTGaaattttgctatttttagtgtttttatcTGGGGCAAGATGGAACATAAAGCggcccatatttcctaatcgtgtttttattaattaacaacgttcttttagagtcgtgtgGCGTGGATATGGTTGTACAATTccgtaaataataaatattctttgttgacCACCAAATGAGTGAATAAAAGGAATTGTAATGAGTCAATAAAATGAGTGAACAAAAGgaatcccatcttaccccaacctatactatacttataacaatttttcatgttttgcagAAAATGTGAAGAACCGTTCTTTGAAGTTAAAATGGTTTCATTATTTGACAACAATCCTTTTTATTGCGTCGTTCAACGTGTCTATTACCGTCACAATACTCTATCCCATactcgatgacgtcacataccacaGTGCATCTTTTCTAAGCATCAATATTCACAtacttaactttattttaatgttaatcGATTTATGTGTTAATGgaattaatgttaaatttcaacaattttttatttctgttataACTTCTGCAATGTACGCAGCTACGCTGGTAACTTTGCACCTTACGGGCGCCAACTCTGCGGTTTACCCTGCTAtagattataaacaaaaccCAATTCGTACGAGTTTAGTGACCGTTGCAATGATTTTAATTGCGCCAGTACTTTGCCACTCTGTTATGTATTGTATCTACCGTTTAAAACTATGCATAGGATACAGAATACGCCGAAGAACAAGAACATCAGTGCCTGTTATGGCTGgcaataaatgattttaaaatagcaaTATTTTATCCATATTCCTAATAAGTTTATCCCGagaaactttttataat
The Ciona intestinalis unplaced genomic scaffold, KH HT000224.1, whole genome shotgun sequence DNA segment above includes these coding regions:
- the LOC100180437 gene encoding protein rolling stone-like, with the protein product MKIRDFVLDPKSSATDFYLSKWCKPGARYLVYRSLVFCYWCVAFIVDLCNNLDGGWFFIYLSHWGESLVLLYFFTALCTSICGYLQTRREREKISSILKIALHSREEIKENETENVKNRSLKLKWFHYLTTILFIASFNVSITVTILYPILDDVTYHSASFLSINIHILNFILMLIDLCVNGINVKFQQFFISVITSAMYAATLVTLHLTGANSAVYPAIDYKQNPIRTSLVTVAMILIAPVLCHSVMYCIYRLKLCIGYRIRRRTRTSVPVMAGNK